The Legionella sp. PATHC032 genome has a window encoding:
- the ravR gene encoding Dot/Icm T4SS effector RavR, translating into MLSQGVRSMGKEKRELEASYIPLPKKGRFWIHSESCYTEEELNFREWILKIRSNSGIHPDYLNNPSSWFASDDQALVNLYEHAWFYSNAYKPRHVLSFDDFHVQPIDNQRLQWPQLYDLMQKVGDYLLLRNKELPPEHLNQPMNFVLLDVNNILKGLSQNNNIQQVKDQLESVTRYLRTIEKNISPLVGSDRLFLANFRKTVDNKIHPHLDHMLETQLLRDKLGELSKDIRKLSSERNRILHYALNANPVNPHSYEFELDKISDSASYPTQAAKHCAQKSNELVADPLPILHLTKEQLSDCPHFKLITMKDEILDHYAKAVSDLNELERFQKVIQEIMDLLGQAGEVYTVHQFKHQMQSLLTQIDSFIDTSSEHIDEIIDANTQAYHKAIQEEQNLSFWKNWLTNEKEKLKIFIKNQDTLSQFPSSSSDLKKTNKALKSRVNEVVSHLNQPKLKETSFEAIAGQTQALNKLMLSMHDWMKIQHELKGLPLPQPPEPLKIMPTPIPTVDMFSSPPPSLNAYKPLFTSLPGNTTTPCTPDNNQCTTTLNSPTQNSLGYLGLIALIPIGVIALYLVIKWMNKKEAQAPVSGTEEEFNKIKEKFEDLLAEIKGFEHAEGIDLSDDYYFIVQDYEELIKKAKSNHYDVEALQDTYHELEDLYEEHCDSNKESLKY; encoded by the coding sequence TTGCTTTCTCAAGGAGTGAGAAGTATGGGAAAGGAAAAGAGAGAGCTGGAAGCTTCATATATACCGTTACCTAAAAAAGGACGCTTTTGGATCCATTCTGAAAGTTGCTACACGGAAGAAGAATTAAACTTCAGAGAGTGGATTTTAAAAATTCGTTCGAACTCAGGGATTCATCCTGATTATCTTAATAATCCCAGCTCCTGGTTTGCCAGCGACGATCAAGCTTTGGTTAATCTTTATGAACATGCCTGGTTCTATTCAAATGCCTACAAGCCAAGACATGTGTTAAGCTTCGATGATTTCCATGTACAACCCATTGATAATCAGCGCCTCCAATGGCCACAACTTTATGACTTAATGCAAAAAGTGGGTGACTATCTTTTATTAAGAAATAAGGAGTTACCTCCTGAACATTTAAACCAACCCATGAATTTTGTCCTTCTTGATGTGAACAATATCTTAAAAGGGCTAAGTCAGAACAACAACATACAACAAGTAAAAGATCAACTTGAGTCAGTCACTCGCTACCTGCGTACTATTGAAAAAAATATTTCGCCCCTGGTTGGATCGGACCGGTTATTTTTAGCCAATTTTCGCAAAACAGTGGATAATAAAATTCACCCACATCTGGACCACATGCTGGAAACTCAACTTCTAAGAGACAAACTGGGAGAGCTATCAAAAGACATCAGAAAATTATCCAGTGAACGAAATAGAATCTTGCATTATGCTCTGAATGCCAATCCGGTCAATCCCCACTCTTATGAATTTGAGCTGGATAAAATCAGTGACTCCGCTTCCTATCCAACCCAAGCAGCTAAACATTGTGCACAAAAATCAAATGAATTAGTCGCAGATCCCCTGCCTATACTTCATTTGACTAAAGAACAATTAAGCGATTGTCCTCACTTCAAATTAATCACTATGAAAGATGAGATCCTTGATCATTATGCCAAAGCAGTCTCTGATCTTAACGAATTGGAACGATTTCAGAAGGTCATCCAGGAAATCATGGATCTTCTGGGGCAAGCTGGCGAAGTCTATACTGTCCATCAATTCAAACATCAAATGCAATCCCTGCTGACACAAATTGACAGCTTTATTGACACATCGTCAGAACATATTGATGAAATAATTGATGCGAACACACAAGCTTATCATAAAGCAATACAAGAGGAACAAAATTTATCCTTCTGGAAAAATTGGCTGACTAATGAAAAAGAGAAACTAAAAATTTTCATTAAAAATCAGGACACACTCTCTCAATTTCCATCCAGCTCTTCTGATCTCAAAAAAACGAATAAGGCTTTAAAAAGCCGGGTCAATGAAGTCGTTAGCCATTTAAATCAACCTAAATTAAAAGAAACGTCTTTCGAAGCAATAGCCGGACAAACTCAGGCACTTAATAAATTGATGTTGTCAATGCATGATTGGATGAAAATCCAACATGAATTGAAAGGGCTTCCACTTCCCCAGCCACCTGAACCACTCAAGATAATGCCAACCCCTATACCAACAGTTGATATGTTCTCTTCTCCTCCGCCTTCACTCAATGCATATAAACCACTGTTTACTTCCCTGCCTGGCAATACAACAACTCCTTGTACACCTGATAATAATCAATGCACAACAACCCTTAACTCACCCACACAAAATTCTTTGGGTTATTTAGGATTAATTGCCCTTATACCTATCGGCGTCATAGCCTTATATTTGGTTATTAAATGGATGAATAAAAAAGAAGCTCAAGCACCAGTGTCTGGCACAGAAGAAGAGTTCAATAAGATAAAAGAAAAATTTGAAGATCTATTAGCCGAAATTAAAGGCTTCGAGCATGCGGAAGGTATTGATCTCTCAGATGACTATTATTTCATTGTGCAAGATTATGAGGAATTAATAAAAAAAGCAAAATCAAACCATTATGATGTAGAAGCATTACAAGATACTTATCATGAATTAGAAGATCTCTATGAAGAGCATTGTGACTCTAACAAAGAATCACTGAAATATTAA
- a CDS encoding YajQ family cyclic di-GMP-binding protein, which translates to MPSFDIVSKMNEVDLRNAVDNAVREVSTRFDFRGVEATIELKDLTVTLRSESDFQVRQLEDLFRNHCSKRNLSTSGVDIEDEPVHSGKFYTLTMTFKQGIDQPTAKEIVKYIKDTKAKVQTSIQGDKVRVTGKKRDDLQETIALLKKSNIELPLQYENFRD; encoded by the coding sequence ATGCCTTCTTTTGATATTGTTTCTAAAATGAATGAAGTGGATTTGCGCAATGCAGTAGATAATGCAGTTCGGGAAGTGAGTACTCGATTTGATTTTCGAGGGGTTGAGGCTACTATTGAGCTTAAAGACCTGACCGTTACTTTGCGTTCTGAATCTGATTTTCAAGTGAGGCAACTTGAGGATTTATTCCGAAATCATTGCTCAAAACGTAACCTCAGCACATCAGGAGTGGATATAGAAGATGAACCTGTGCATAGTGGAAAATTCTATACTCTTACCATGACTTTTAAGCAAGGCATTGACCAACCTACTGCTAAAGAGATAGTGAAGTACATAAAAGACACTAAAGCCAAGGTCCAAACTTCTATTCAGGGGGATAAAGTGAGAGTGACTGGGAAAAAGCGAGATGATCTTCAAGAAACCATTGCTTTGCTAAAAAAATCAAATATTGAATTGCCTTTGCAGTATGAAAATTTTCGTGATTAA
- a CDS encoding putative bifunctional diguanylate cyclase/phosphodiesterase, producing the protein MLILKYKNFEIQKMDNSFVFNETTLKRVPHFLVLIIILLLGLPYIGLNWGLDFSNLAITINNGNIVGSQLIESQIRGYFRQTLLQWSGFSLAAVTVLLAFTQYRLSNDKVALIIGLAILFSGSIEALHTLVIDGLALQAPEKNNLDALIWVFSNSVSGLILIIGLSLLVHASSNKPVRLVTFILLTTFLVLAAIAVIYYAAVIIQIPDMWFYDSYVSRPFELISVFIYLMLMIIVYPKTYASYPTILSDSVFYMSLTQVVLAIYIMLLSTTPYDSAFNIAYFLKVVVYFIPCTCFVINYVFSYSAVLEGQKNLKIKQEELKYMASHDPLTNLFNRREFEDLLDKSIANAQRNNSSLALLLIDLDNFKAINDTFGHFHGDELLKQFANRLVFLVRKGDLLSRVGGDEFTLISLNIESASSARHLAERILNELNNPYTINGKLITVTVSIGISIFPDDGNTTEDLLRKADLAMYKAKNSGKNTYQFYTEQLGYSQHRESELESHLRKALQNDEFELYYQPKFNLINMEIIGAEILLRWNNEALGNVSPNEFIPVAENTGLITELSQWVLQKSSTQIMNWANQYNKMLSFSINISPVQLTNPQFPKILERILLEYQYPAEYLELEITENALMGDQDEISKMLHIISGLGIKLSLDDFGKEYSSLNRLKTLPIDSLKIDKTFISDIHNEHEKVVIIDIIIKLANELGMSIVAEGIETIPQLKYLVSRKCHFGQGFLLSKPLTADEFTSMAYTKFGKTKSNAKVISLINNNRL; encoded by the coding sequence ATGCTAATTTTAAAATATAAGAATTTTGAGATACAAAAAATGGATAATTCATTTGTATTCAATGAAACCACTCTAAAACGTGTACCCCATTTTTTAGTATTAATTATTATTTTGCTGTTGGGTCTGCCTTACATAGGTTTAAACTGGGGTTTAGATTTTAGTAATTTGGCAATTACAATAAATAATGGGAATATAGTCGGTTCTCAACTCATTGAATCTCAAATTAGAGGTTACTTCCGACAAACTCTCTTACAATGGTCAGGATTTTCTCTCGCTGCAGTAACAGTATTATTAGCATTTACTCAATATCGATTGAGTAATGATAAAGTTGCTTTAATTATTGGTCTTGCCATTCTATTCTCTGGCTCCATTGAAGCGCTTCATACCCTGGTCATTGATGGTCTGGCTTTGCAAGCTCCTGAAAAAAATAATCTGGATGCTTTAATTTGGGTTTTTTCAAACAGTGTTAGTGGCTTAATTCTGATTATCGGACTTTCTTTACTTGTACATGCAAGCTCTAATAAACCAGTAAGATTGGTGACTTTTATTCTACTGACTACTTTTTTGGTATTGGCTGCTATCGCAGTCATTTATTATGCCGCTGTAATAATACAAATTCCTGATATGTGGTTTTATGATTCTTATGTTTCAAGACCTTTTGAACTTATATCTGTCTTTATCTATCTTATGTTGATGATTATTGTTTACCCAAAAACCTATGCATCTTACCCAACTATTTTATCTGATTCTGTATTCTATATGTCACTCACCCAAGTCGTCTTGGCTATATACATCATGTTATTATCTACCACTCCGTATGACAGTGCCTTTAATATCGCTTATTTTCTTAAAGTGGTTGTTTACTTCATCCCATGCACCTGTTTTGTAATTAATTACGTTTTTTCGTACTCAGCAGTACTGGAAGGGCAAAAAAACTTAAAAATAAAACAGGAAGAATTAAAATATATGGCCTCTCATGATCCTCTGACAAATCTGTTTAATCGTAGGGAATTTGAAGATCTGCTTGATAAATCCATTGCTAATGCCCAAAGAAATAACTCCTCTCTGGCTTTACTGCTTATTGATTTAGATAATTTCAAGGCAATAAATGACACTTTTGGTCATTTTCATGGCGATGAACTTTTAAAACAATTTGCCAATCGCCTGGTTTTTTTAGTTAGAAAAGGTGATTTGTTATCCAGAGTAGGTGGAGATGAATTTACATTAATCTCTCTAAATATAGAGTCCGCCTCCAGCGCACGTCATCTGGCAGAACGAATTTTAAATGAATTAAACAATCCCTATACCATCAATGGCAAATTAATCACAGTAACCGTCAGTATAGGCATCTCTATTTTTCCTGATGATGGAAACACTACAGAAGATCTGTTAAGAAAAGCGGACTTGGCTATGTATAAAGCAAAAAATTCCGGGAAAAATACCTATCAATTTTATACCGAACAGCTAGGTTATTCACAGCATAGGGAATCCGAGTTGGAATCTCATCTTCGAAAAGCATTGCAAAATGATGAATTTGAACTGTATTACCAACCCAAGTTTAACCTGATTAATATGGAGATTATTGGCGCAGAAATTCTTTTACGCTGGAATAATGAAGCCCTGGGAAATGTGTCTCCTAATGAGTTTATACCAGTAGCAGAAAACACGGGATTAATAACAGAACTGAGTCAATGGGTATTACAAAAATCCAGCACACAAATAATGAATTGGGCTAATCAATACAACAAGATGCTTTCTTTTTCCATTAATATTTCTCCTGTGCAATTAACAAATCCACAATTTCCTAAAATTCTTGAAAGAATATTACTGGAATATCAATATCCTGCAGAATATCTTGAACTTGAAATTACTGAAAATGCTTTAATGGGAGATCAAGATGAAATCTCCAAAATGCTTCATATAATTTCTGGCTTGGGAATAAAGCTGTCATTGGATGATTTTGGCAAAGAATACTCCTCTCTTAACAGACTAAAAACTCTCCCCATTGACAGCTTAAAAATTGATAAAACCTTTATCTCTGATATACATAACGAACATGAAAAAGTAGTCATCATAGACATCATTATTAAATTAGCTAATGAGTTGGGAATGAGTATTGTTGCCGAGGGTATTGAAACCATACCTCAATTAAAATATCTTGTGTCAAGAAAATGTCATTTTGGACAAGGTTTCCTCCTGAGCAAACCCTTGACTGCAGATGAATTCACTTCAATGGCTTATACCAAGTTCGGAAAAACCAAATCTAACGCAAAAGTAATTTCATTAATTAACAATAACAGACTTTAA
- the amrB gene encoding AmmeMemoRadiSam system protein B, which produces MSVRQPAVAGYFYPDDPLTLKQSVLNFLDKAPIHKPAPKAILVPHAGYVYSGPVAASAYASLRDKKDIINKIIILGPAHRLYFKGIAYDPVDKFATPLGEVDQDKELLTRIIDLPYVYSLPEAHQNEHCLEVQLPFCQMIFSKFKILPLVVGETNPQDVARLIARIWGGDDTLLIISSDLSHYLPYHIAQREDKKTCLSIDTLNGEEILHDAACGYFPLRGFLYFARQNHVYSRLLDLRNSGDTAGDKERVVGYAAYHFYQKLKFSEHCADELKYIAKETIRLQTEENKALTINYNDYSQLLQIRVPTFITLKKNGMLRGCMGSLIAKERLADNVIYNSIRAASADPRFPQIKPCELKELSLTISLIKPLSPLHFNSEEDLKSQLQIGLDGLVLICGPYQATFLPSVWESVKTKDEFINHLKLKMGLSENFWSSEMRALRYATEIIK; this is translated from the coding sequence GGTATTTTTATCCCGACGATCCCTTGACTTTAAAACAAAGCGTATTGAATTTTCTGGACAAAGCGCCAATTCATAAGCCTGCTCCAAAAGCAATACTAGTTCCACATGCTGGTTATGTCTATTCAGGACCTGTAGCCGCTTCTGCTTATGCCTCTTTACGCGATAAAAAAGATATCATCAATAAAATCATAATATTAGGCCCTGCGCATAGATTGTATTTCAAAGGCATTGCCTATGATCCTGTTGATAAATTTGCCACACCGTTGGGAGAAGTTGATCAAGATAAAGAGTTACTAACTCGAATTATAGATTTACCCTATGTCTATTCACTTCCTGAAGCTCACCAAAACGAACATTGTCTGGAAGTACAATTACCTTTCTGCCAAATGATATTCTCCAAATTTAAAATACTCCCCCTGGTTGTTGGAGAAACAAATCCTCAAGACGTAGCCCGTCTAATAGCCCGAATATGGGGTGGTGATGATACCCTCCTGATTATCAGCTCTGATTTAAGCCATTATCTTCCCTATCATATAGCCCAAAGAGAAGATAAAAAGACTTGCCTTTCCATAGACACTTTAAATGGTGAAGAAATACTTCACGATGCCGCTTGTGGTTATTTTCCACTGCGTGGTTTCCTGTATTTTGCTCGCCAAAATCATGTTTACAGCCGTCTGCTCGATTTACGCAACTCAGGCGATACGGCTGGAGATAAGGAAAGAGTAGTAGGCTATGCCGCTTATCACTTCTACCAAAAACTTAAATTTTCAGAACATTGCGCAGACGAATTGAAGTACATTGCAAAAGAAACAATACGATTACAAACAGAAGAAAATAAAGCATTAACCATTAATTACAATGATTATAGTCAATTATTACAGATACGAGTTCCTACTTTTATTACTCTAAAAAAGAATGGCATGCTAAGAGGTTGCATGGGAAGCCTGATAGCTAAAGAGCGATTAGCAGATAACGTCATTTACAATTCCATTCGGGCAGCAAGTGCTGACCCACGTTTCCCCCAAATAAAGCCATGTGAACTAAAAGAGCTGTCACTAACTATTTCGTTAATTAAACCATTATCTCCTTTACACTTTAACAGTGAAGAAGATCTCAAATCACAACTGCAAATTGGTCTCGATGGTTTAGTGTTAATTTGTGGTCCTTATCAAGCTACTTTTTTACCTTCTGTCTGGGAATCTGTTAAAACAAAAGATGAATTTATTAATCATTTAAAATTAAAAATGGGGCTTTCAGAAAATTTCTGGTCTTCAGAAATGAGGGCACTTCGCTACGCCACAGAAATAATCAAATAA